A window from Corvus cornix cornix isolate S_Up_H32 chromosome 8, ASM73873v5, whole genome shotgun sequence encodes these proteins:
- the PLPPR4 gene encoding 2-lysophosphatidate phosphatase PLPPR4 yields the protein MSAKERQKGKVTKDSVTLLPCFYFVELPILASSVVSLYFLELTDVFKPVHSGFNCYDKSLSMPYIEPTQESVPFLMLLSLVFAGPSITIMIGEGILYCCLSKRRNGIGTEANINAGGCNFNSFLRRAVRFVGVHVFGLCATALVTDIIQLSTGYQAPYFLTVCKPNYTSLNVSCSENSYVVEDICSGTDLNIINAGRKSFPSQHATLAAFAAVYISMYFNSTLTDSSKLLKPLLVFAFIICGIICGLTRITQYKNHPVDVYCGFLIGGGIALYLGLYAVGNFLPSDENVFHPNFHREPLRSLTDLSQDANRILPGKNGGSSDGIVSHRTEGILNRNHRDSGSLTNLKRANADVEIITPRSPMGKENMVTFSNTLPRVNTPSLEDPARRNATIHASMDSARSKQLLSQWKNKNESRKLSLQVIETESGQSPPRAIEMRSSSEPSRVGVNGDHHGPTSQYLKIQPGSVPGCNNSGLTGGPRVSIQSRPGSSQLVHIPEETQENVNTSPKSSSARAKWLKAAEKSVACRSNSQPRIMQVIAMSKQQGVLQGSPKSSEGSTVTCTGAIRYKTLTDHEPSSIVRVEAHPENNRPVIQMPSEGEGSGSWKWKGPEKVTLRQTYELNDLNRDSESCDSLKDSYGSGDRKRSNIDNTEHHHHGITTIRVTPVEGSEIGSETLSISSSRDSTLRRKGNIILIPERGSSPENTRNIFYKGTSPTRAYKE from the exons TTGCCCATATTGGCATCTTCTGTTGTTAGCCTCTATTTTCTTGAACTTACTGATGTCTTCAAGCCAGTTCACTCTGGATTTAATTGCTATGACAAGAGTCTGAGTATGCCATACATTGAACCTACACAAGAGTCTGTTCCCTTCTTGATGTTGCTTAGTCTGGTTTTTGCTGGACCATCAATTACG ATAATGATAGGAGAAGGAATTCTCTACTGCTGCCTGtccaaaagaagaaatggaattGGAACAGAGGCCAATATTAATGCAGGAGGATGCAACTTCAATTCTTTTCTTAGAAGAGCTGTCAGATTTGTTG GTGTTCACGTGTTTGGTCTTTGTGCAACTGCTCTCGTTACTGATATTATACAGCTATCAACAGGATATCAGGCACCGTATTTCCTGACTGTTTGCAAGCCTAACTATACATCCTTAAATGTATCTTGCTCAGAGAATTCATATGTTGTGGAAGATATTTGCTCAGGAACTGATCTCAATATTATCAATGCTGGAAG AAAGTCATTCCCTTCTCAACATGCCACCCTGGCAGCCTTTGCAGCAGTGTACATTTCG atgTACTTCAATTCTACGTTAACAGACTCCTCAAAACTTCTTAAACCACTCTTGGTCTTTGCCTTTATCATCTGTGGAATTATATGCGGTCTGACTCGTATCACCCAGTATAAGAATCATCCAGTTGATGTTTACTGTGGCTTTCTCATAGGAGGCGGAATTGCTCTCTATTTG GGCCTGTATGCTGTGGGGAACTTCTTACCAAGTGACGAGAATGTGTTTCACCCAAATTTTCACAGAGAACCTCTAAGGTCTTTGACAGACCTTAGTCAAGATGCCAACAGAATCCTCCCAGGAAAAAATGGTGGCAGCAGCGATGGCATTGTCTCTCACCGTACGGAAGGTATCCTGAATAGAAACCACAGAGATTCAGGGTCTCTGACCAATCTCAAGAGAGCAAATGCTGATGTAGAAATAATAACACCACGAAGCCcaatgggaaaggaaaacatggtTACTTTCAGCAACACCTTGCCAAGAGTCAACACACCATCCTTGGAAGATCCAGCAAGACGAAATGCAACAATACACGCATCAATGGATTCTGCCCGTTCCAAACAGCTGCTGTCCCAGTGGAAGAACAAGAATGAAAGTCGAAAGTTGTCCTTGCAAGTAATAGAGACTGAATCTGGCCAGTCACCACCAAGGGCTATCGAAATGAGGTCAAGCTCAGAACCCTCCAGAGTGGGTGTAAATGGTGATCATCATGGTCCAACTAGCCAGTACCTGAAAATCCAACCTGGCAGTGTACCAGGTTGTAACAACTCAGGTCTTACTGGCGGGCCAAGGGTCTCTATTCAGTCCCGTCCTGGCTCATCCCAGCTAGTACACATTCCTGAAGAGACTCAGGAGAATGTGAACACATCACCCAAAAGTAGTTCAGCTAGAGCTAAATGGCTGAAAGCTGCTGAGAAGAGTGTTGCATGCAGGAGCAATAGCCAGCCAAGAATCATGCAAGTAATAGCCATGTCTAAGCAGCAAGGAGTGCTTCAGGGCAGTCCAAAGAGTTCAGAGGGAAGCACAGTGACCTGTACAGGAGCCATCAGATATAAAACCTTGACAGACCATGAGCCAAGTAGCATTGTTAGAGTTGAGGCCCATCCAGAAAATAACAGACCTGTAATTCAGATGCCATCAGAAGGTGAAGGAAGTGGGTCATGGAAATGGAAAGGTCCTGAAAAAGTCACTCTTCGTCAGACATATGAGCTAAATGATCTTAACAGAGACTCTGAGAGCTGTGACTCCTTAAAAGACAGTTACGGGTCAGGtgacaggaaaagaagcaaCATAGATAACACTGAGCATCACCATCATGGAATCACTACGATAAGAGTCACACCAGTGGAGGGAAGTGAGATTGGCTCAGAGACTCTGTCCATTTCTTCTAGCCGGGACTCAACACTTCGAAGAAAGGGTAACATCATTTTAATCCCTGAGAGAGGGAGCAGTCCAGAGAACACCAGAAACATCTTCTATAAAGGCACATCCCCCACACGAGCATACAAGGAATGA